In the genome of Bremerella sp. JC817, one region contains:
- a CDS encoding type II secretion system F family protein, whose protein sequence is MATSPPQTIELNEEESAELLRCISELSKAGLPLDEGLDAFAEEASRRKLKQAFHQLAAEVRAGGNPLVDHDLSFVRLPKYHQKLLVAGIQSNRLGDTLFDLLEEESWRKEYWRDLWAALSYPMLLATVTLVLIDLLNVFIMPMIQSQFMSIYEEFELDLPFDPAIFQSTTISWTSFFCLGMVGMLLIPACLTPAQAAMLRRSLPILGKVHWWYEVLDLLVKLRILIRQGLPISEALPLLKDAVSSRRYSELVVIWGEQLEQGKSLAEVWQNSFDVPSSILPLIRWGEQSGQLDEALESAELLLKERLALRRELIRKIGPPFITTIVLAALFWAAIRLAVLISPMIDLIQALS, encoded by the coding sequence GTGGCGACTTCGCCGCCGCAGACGATCGAACTGAACGAAGAGGAATCGGCCGAACTGCTACGTTGTATCAGCGAGTTGTCGAAGGCGGGCTTGCCGCTGGACGAAGGGTTGGATGCGTTTGCGGAAGAGGCCTCGCGCCGAAAGCTGAAACAGGCCTTCCATCAACTGGCTGCCGAGGTACGTGCTGGGGGTAATCCCCTGGTCGATCACGACCTTAGCTTCGTGCGTCTGCCGAAGTACCATCAAAAACTACTGGTCGCTGGCATCCAGTCGAATCGGCTCGGGGATACCCTCTTCGATCTGCTGGAAGAAGAAAGCTGGCGTAAAGAATACTGGCGAGACCTGTGGGCCGCCCTTTCATATCCGATGTTGCTGGCGACGGTAACGCTGGTGCTGATTGACCTGCTGAACGTGTTCATCATGCCGATGATCCAATCGCAGTTCATGTCGATCTACGAAGAGTTTGAACTCGACCTGCCATTCGACCCGGCCATTTTCCAGTCGACCACGATTTCCTGGACCAGTTTCTTTTGTCTGGGCATGGTAGGCATGCTGTTGATTCCGGCCTGTCTAACCCCAGCCCAGGCCGCCATGCTGCGTCGCAGTTTGCCGATCCTGGGCAAGGTGCATTGGTGGTACGAAGTTCTCGACTTGTTGGTAAAGCTACGAATCTTGATTCGCCAGGGGCTGCCAATCTCGGAAGCGTTGCCGCTGCTGAAAGATGCTGTTTCCAGTCGACGCTATTCTGAACTGGTTGTCATCTGGGGCGAACAATTGGAACAAGGCAAGTCACTGGCCGAGGTTTGGCAGAACTCGTTCGATGTTCCTTCGTCGATCTTGCCTTTGATTCGCTGGGGCGAACAAAGTGGCCAATTGGACGAAGCCCTCGAGAGTGCCGAGCTGCTGTTGAAAGAACGCCTCGCGCTGCGGCGTGAGTTGATTCGAAAGATTGGACCTCCGTTTATCACCACCATCGTGCTGGCGGCGCTGTTCTGGGCGGCCATTCGTTTGGCGGTGTTGATTTCGCCGATGATCGATCTCATTCAAGCGTTGAGCTAA
- a CDS encoding type II secretion system F family protein — MCVASSRPSYRLEDILALNAEIISLSRVELPLDPHLGRMSKELSGRLRRLGEDLAQRIHAGQSLDEAIEELGTGFPPMYRAVVTAGLRSGRLTSALEDIAATARRIQKVRISYLTASVYPAIILILTGVFGATIGMEQLHQMRTVCETSFIPADSHIYTAIDFFLALRPMFLALIPIGTLMLLLIALLQVWPSSLFLGNGIVPWLLPGARKIARNCQWAMVFDLMGLLLKHQCPLPEAVRLATAATGSRKMTASGKEWADRIEKGDVHSAPAELTPISRWLLASKLEPDALAESLALAGQRYFAQARRQSLWIQNQLPIYATLGIGGIVVVLYALMLFIPWISILRYVLIPAN; from the coding sequence GTGTGTGTGGCATCGTCTCGTCCATCATACCGTTTGGAAGATATTCTCGCCTTAAACGCCGAGATTATTTCTCTATCGCGGGTTGAATTGCCTCTCGACCCACACTTGGGACGGATGAGCAAGGAACTCAGCGGCCGGCTGCGTCGACTGGGTGAGGATCTTGCTCAGCGAATTCATGCCGGGCAATCGCTCGACGAAGCGATCGAAGAACTTGGCACTGGCTTCCCGCCCATGTACCGGGCTGTCGTGACGGCCGGGCTGAGAAGTGGTCGCCTGACCTCTGCCTTAGAGGATATCGCCGCCACCGCTCGACGGATTCAAAAGGTGCGGATCTCGTACCTCACGGCTTCGGTGTATCCCGCCATTATTCTGATTTTGACCGGCGTATTCGGCGCCACGATCGGGATGGAGCAGCTGCACCAGATGCGAACGGTCTGCGAGACCTCGTTCATTCCGGCCGACTCGCACATTTATACCGCCATCGATTTCTTCCTGGCACTGCGACCGATGTTCCTCGCCTTGATCCCGATCGGCACGCTGATGCTACTGTTGATCGCTCTGCTTCAGGTTTGGCCTTCGTCGCTGTTTCTGGGCAATGGTATCGTGCCCTGGCTATTACCTGGGGCTCGGAAGATCGCTCGCAATTGTCAGTGGGCAATGGTATTCGACCTGATGGGCCTGTTGCTGAAACATCAATGTCCTTTGCCAGAAGCGGTGCGACTGGCCACCGCCGCCACTGGTAGCCGCAAGATGACCGCCAGCGGCAAAGAGTGGGCCGACCGAATTGAAAAAGGGGACGTGCATTCCGCTCCAGCCGAGTTAACGCCAATCAGTCGTTGGTTGTTGGCGTCGAAGCTCGAACCTGATGCCTTAGCCGAGAGCCTGGCTTTGGCCGGGCAGAGATATTTCGCCCAGGCCCGGCGCCAGAGCCTTTGGATCCAGAACCAGTTGCCGATCTACGCGACGCTGGGCATTGGTGGCATCGTGGTGGTGTTGTATGCCTTGATGCTCTTCATTCCTTGGATTTCTATTCTTCGCTACGTGTTGATTCCCGCTAACTAA
- a CDS encoding solute:sodium symporter family transporter, protein MLETIITLGSFVFFTALVGAITWVLTRKDDHSSSAGYFLAGRSLTGGYIAGSLMLTNLSTEQLVGLNGAAFKDGICVMAWEVLAGASLVIMALFFLPRYLKSGIATIPEYLENRFGDSTRAITSLIFIVAYAGILLPIILYTGAMGLSGILDIKGILGITQDATASGAPDAGMSGADYGILWGTVWLIGIIGSVYAIFGGLRTVAVSDTINGFGLLVGGFLIVYFGLQAVGGDGIFSALNTMQEAHPEKFNSLGPSTSSVPFTTLFSGVLLLNLFYWCTNQQIIQRTFGASSLKEGQKGVLMAGGLKVLAPMILVVPGLIAYHLYGDTIANDQAYGELVKNVLPKPLVGFFAAVMVGAILSSFNSALNSTATLFSLGVYKQMLHPDATDDRVIWSGKVFGTILAIVSMTIAPLLAGQESIFGYLQKMNGLYFIPIFSVVLVGMISKRAPKIAADIALITGFAVIAIFYFGIQPLTAGKSFDLNQSFYDFHFLGLVFIILVAFQLLMALVAPRDTPYVQEDAGVVDMTSWPFAWPVGIGLIVVVSSIYIYFAKPEVIFPLVPPPSAEAAEVTIPELES, encoded by the coding sequence ATGCTTGAAACGATCATTACGCTTGGTTCGTTCGTCTTCTTCACCGCGCTTGTCGGTGCCATCACCTGGGTTCTCACCCGGAAAGACGACCATAGCTCGTCGGCTGGTTACTTCCTGGCCGGACGCTCGCTGACTGGCGGTTACATCGCTGGCTCGCTCATGCTGACTAACCTCTCGACCGAACAATTGGTTGGGCTCAATGGAGCAGCCTTCAAAGATGGTATCTGCGTAATGGCCTGGGAAGTCCTGGCCGGTGCCTCGCTGGTGATCATGGCGTTGTTCTTTCTGCCACGTTACTTGAAGAGCGGTATCGCGACGATTCCGGAATACCTCGAGAACCGCTTCGGCGACTCGACCCGTGCGATCACGTCGCTGATCTTTATCGTCGCTTACGCAGGGATCTTGCTGCCCATCATCCTTTACACCGGGGCGATGGGGCTGAGCGGTATCCTTGATATTAAAGGCATTCTGGGCATTACCCAGGACGCAACCGCCAGCGGTGCACCGGACGCCGGCATGAGCGGTGCCGACTATGGCATCTTGTGGGGCACCGTTTGGTTGATCGGCATCATCGGTTCGGTCTACGCGATTTTCGGTGGTCTGCGAACGGTTGCCGTCTCTGATACCATCAACGGCTTCGGCTTGCTGGTGGGTGGTTTTCTGATTGTTTACTTCGGTCTGCAAGCAGTCGGTGGCGATGGCATCTTCTCCGCTTTGAACACGATGCAGGAAGCCCACCCCGAGAAGTTCAACTCGCTCGGACCGTCCACGTCTTCGGTGCCATTCACCACGCTGTTCAGCGGCGTGCTGCTGCTCAACTTGTTCTATTGGTGCACCAATCAGCAGATCATTCAGCGTACCTTCGGTGCCAGCAGCTTGAAGGAAGGGCAGAAGGGCGTGCTGATGGCGGGCGGCTTGAAAGTTCTGGCCCCGATGATCCTGGTTGTGCCTGGTTTGATTGCCTATCACTTGTATGGCGACACGATTGCTAACGACCAGGCCTATGGCGAGTTGGTGAAGAACGTCTTGCCGAAACCACTGGTTGGCTTCTTTGCCGCGGTGATGGTGGGTGCGATCCTCAGCTCGTTTAACTCCGCTCTTAATAGCACGGCAACCTTGTTCAGCCTGGGTGTCTACAAGCAGATGCTGCACCCCGATGCCACCGACGATCGCGTGATCTGGTCGGGCAAGGTATTCGGTACGATCCTGGCGATCGTCTCGATGACCATCGCTCCGCTGCTGGCGGGCCAAGAGAGCATTTTTGGTTACCTGCAGAAGATGAATGGCTTGTACTTCATCCCAATTTTCTCGGTCGTTTTGGTCGGAATGATCTCGAAGCGTGCTCCGAAGATCGCTGCTGACATCGCGCTAATCACTGGCTTTGCCGTGATCGCGATCTTCTATTTTGGCATTCAGCCTCTCACTGCGGGAAAATCGTTCGACTTGAACCAGTCGTTCTACGACTTCCACTTCCTGGGCCTGGTCTTCATTATCCTGGTTGCCTTCCAACTGCTGATGGCATTGGTCGCACCACGCGATACGCCTTACGTCCAGGAAGATGCCGGCGTCGTCGACATGACCAGTTGGCCGTTCGCCTGGCCCGTCGGCATTGGCCTGATTGTTGTGGTGAGCAGCATCTATATCTACTTCGCGAAACCGGAAGTGATCTTCCCGCTGGTTCCACCTCCATCGGCAGAAGCGGCCGAGGTTACCATTCCGGAACTCGAAAGTTAG
- a CDS encoding sigma-70 family RNA polymerase sigma factor, giving the protein MSDDSFLIQRILQGDSAAYEEIVRCYQQRLFNTMLHILGSKEDAEDVVQESFVQAYLKLGSFQGNSAFYTWLYRISFNIAISHRRRRKKVHSIDQVREDIGNEPVDRGEGPGHRLEQQESVRQVHEAIGKLTEEHRDVLVLRELEGMDYDRIADVLELPVGTVRSRLHRARTHLKECLEVMIAQSERGTS; this is encoded by the coding sequence GTGTCCGACGACTCGTTTCTGATTCAGCGCATTCTTCAAGGCGATTCGGCTGCCTATGAAGAGATTGTGCGCTGTTACCAGCAGCGACTATTCAACACGATGCTGCATATCCTCGGTTCCAAAGAGGATGCCGAAGATGTTGTGCAAGAGTCGTTCGTCCAGGCCTATCTGAAGCTGGGATCGTTCCAGGGCAACAGTGCCTTCTACACATGGCTCTATCGCATCTCGTTTAACATCGCGATCAGCCATCGTCGTCGACGTAAGAAGGTGCACTCGATCGATCAGGTACGGGAAGACATCGGCAACGAGCCGGTCGATCGAGGCGAAGGACCTGGGCATCGTCTGGAACAGCAAGAGAGCGTTCGCCAGGTGCATGAAGCCATCGGCAAACTTACCGAAGAGCATCGCGACGTACTCGTCCTGCGCGAGCTGGAAGGGATGGACTACGATCGCATCGCCGACGTGCTGGAACTGCCTGTCGGAACGGTTCGCAGTCGACTGCATCGAGCACGAACCCATCTGAAAGAATGTCTCGAGGTGATGATCGCTCAGTCCGAGCGAGGCACCTCGTAG
- a CDS encoding prolipoprotein diacylglyceryl transferase family protein: MQRTLLLIPVPEQLFGLPVVGWGWLLIVWGIIVAIWIGLLSRKPKFQQELLGHLPLFVVVSAAIVYVLPMLRVEEAGQWGFPVRGYGVLLVAAIVSAVGLAAYRAQRMGLNPEVIYSLAMVIIVCGVIGARVFFVIQYWDNFYRPGDWRATLGEIFKVTEGGIVVYGSLIGAAVSFAVFCYRKQIPPLALADLIAPSLMIGMFFGRLGCFMNGCCYGGLCTLPTAVQFPPDSPPFQRHMENGSFYGLLFAQDDEGDVRIANILPDSAASKNDKIEIGDTVLSINGYALKGQPVPPMEVLRSRLMATWMTKEASRGLLEMKLKDKGSVPLHVDELPARSLPVHPTQIYSSINGLILCLLVLAYYPFRKVDGEVIALTLGLYSVARFLLEVIRTDEYAIGGTGLTISQNVSVVIFLLSVTLFVYARLRKEPLAWPRVSA; the protein is encoded by the coding sequence GTGCAACGCACCCTGTTATTGATCCCCGTTCCTGAGCAACTTTTTGGCCTGCCTGTGGTGGGCTGGGGATGGCTGTTAATCGTCTGGGGCATCATCGTTGCCATCTGGATTGGGCTACTCTCGCGAAAGCCCAAGTTCCAGCAAGAGCTGCTGGGACATCTACCGCTGTTCGTAGTGGTCTCGGCCGCGATTGTCTACGTGTTGCCGATGCTGCGGGTCGAAGAGGCGGGCCAGTGGGGCTTTCCGGTGCGTGGCTATGGTGTGCTGCTTGTTGCGGCGATTGTTTCCGCGGTTGGCCTGGCGGCGTATCGTGCCCAGCGGATGGGACTCAATCCGGAAGTCATCTATTCACTGGCAATGGTGATAATCGTCTGCGGTGTGATCGGTGCGCGCGTCTTCTTTGTGATTCAATATTGGGACAACTTCTATCGTCCCGGCGATTGGCGGGCAACGCTTGGCGAGATCTTCAAAGTAACCGAAGGGGGAATCGTGGTGTACGGTTCGCTGATCGGTGCGGCGGTTTCGTTTGCCGTGTTTTGTTATCGCAAGCAAATCCCCCCCCTCGCGTTGGCCGACTTGATCGCCCCAAGCTTGATGATTGGCATGTTCTTCGGTCGGCTTGGCTGTTTCATGAATGGCTGCTGCTACGGCGGCCTTTGCACCTTGCCGACCGCCGTGCAGTTTCCGCCTGACTCGCCACCATTTCAGCGGCACATGGAGAACGGTTCGTTCTATGGTCTGCTGTTCGCCCAGGACGACGAAGGGGATGTGCGGATCGCGAACATCTTGCCTGACTCGGCCGCCAGTAAGAACGACAAGATCGAGATCGGTGATACGGTGCTTAGCATCAACGGATATGCCTTGAAGGGGCAGCCGGTTCCACCGATGGAAGTGCTGCGAAGTCGCTTGATGGCGACCTGGATGACGAAAGAAGCATCGCGTGGCTTACTGGAGATGAAGCTCAAGGATAAGGGCTCGGTGCCGCTGCATGTCGATGAGTTGCCGGCGCGTTCGTTGCCCGTTCATCCGACACAGATTTACAGCAGCATTAATGGTTTGATTTTGTGTCTGCTGGTGTTGGCGTACTATCCATTTCGCAAAGTGGATGGGGAAGTCATCGCGTTGACTTTGGGGCTCTATTCGGTCGCTCGTTTCCTGCTGGAAGTGATCCGAACCGACGAGTACGCGATCGGTGGAACTGGCCTGACGATTTCGCAGAATGTAAGCGTGGTGATCTTCCTGCTGTCGGTCACGCTGTTTGTCTATGCCCGGCTCCGCAAAGAGCCACTTGCCTGGCCGCGCGTTAGTGCATAA
- the panC gene encoding pantoate--beta-alanine ligase, whose amino-acid sequence MAVQPKVFHDPALLRAEIRKIQAAGKHVGLVPTMGALHEGHLSLVEASQNECDVTVVTIFVNPTQFAPGEDFEKYPRTLDADLKLLSRFDPVWVLVPDVEAMYPPGSSTVVQAPKVSLPLEGAFRPEHFDGVATIVLKLFQAAPADKAYFGQKDFQQVRVIQEMVRDLIVPIEIVRCPIVREADGLAMSSRNRYLSSEEREVALSISRSLTEAGQQIAAGQRDAAELVRTMEQTLAAAGIGKLDYIAVADPTTLESVQTIDAQVVILVAARVGTTRLIDNMLFSPVDVP is encoded by the coding sequence GTGGCTGTTCAACCGAAAGTGTTTCACGACCCTGCCCTGCTCCGCGCCGAGATCCGCAAGATTCAAGCCGCCGGCAAGCATGTGGGACTCGTTCCAACGATGGGGGCTTTGCACGAAGGGCACTTGAGCCTGGTCGAAGCTTCGCAGAACGAATGCGACGTGACCGTCGTGACGATCTTCGTCAATCCAACGCAGTTCGCCCCGGGCGAGGACTTCGAAAAGTATCCCCGAACGCTCGATGCCGACCTGAAGCTGCTTTCCCGGTTCGATCCCGTGTGGGTGCTGGTTCCGGATGTGGAAGCGATGTACCCGCCCGGCAGTTCGACGGTGGTTCAAGCTCCCAAGGTGTCGCTTCCACTGGAAGGGGCATTTCGGCCAGAGCATTTCGACGGCGTGGCGACCATCGTGTTGAAGCTGTTTCAAGCCGCCCCGGCCGACAAGGCGTACTTCGGGCAGAAGGACTTTCAGCAGGTCCGCGTCATCCAAGAGATGGTTCGTGACTTGATTGTGCCGATCGAAATCGTGCGTTGTCCGATCGTTCGCGAAGCGGATGGTTTGGCGATGAGCTCGCGGAATCGCTATCTGTCATCGGAAGAGCGTGAAGTTGCGTTGAGCATTTCACGAAGTCTGACCGAGGCAGGCCAGCAAATCGCCGCCGGTCAGCGAGACGCCGCCGAACTGGTGCGTACAATGGAGCAAACGCTGGCGGCAGCCGGGATTGGTAAGCTGGATTACATTGCCGTAGCCGACCCAACGACCCTGGAATCGGTACAGACAATCGATGCCCAGGTCGTTATCCTGGTGGCTGCTCGGGTCGGAACGACACGTCTGATCGACAACATGTTGTTCAGCCCGGTGGATGTTCCGTAA
- the fba gene encoding class II fructose-bisphosphate aldolase (catalyzes the reversible aldol condensation of dihydroxyacetonephosphate and glyceraldehyde 3-phosphate in the Calvin cycle, glycolysis, and/or gluconeogenesis) — protein MALIPLRVLLDHAAENSYGVAAFNVNNMEQIQSIMEAAQETDSPVIVQASRGARKYSQDNYLRHLMLAASELYPNIPIVMHQDHGNSPETCMSAIENGFTSVMMDGSLEADGKTPASYEYNVDVTKKVVEMAHAKNVSVEGELGCLGSLESGMGEAEDGHGAEGELSHDQLLTDPEEAERFVAETGVDALAVAIGTSHGAYKFTKAPTGDVLAMDRIEAIHKRLPNCHLVMHGSSSVPQELQDIINQYGGEIKQTYGVPVEEIQRGIKSGVRKINVDTDNRMAITGAIRKILMEKPSEFDPRAYLTPAREAMKKVCIDRMVAFGQAGQASKMRAANLV, from the coding sequence ATGGCTTTGATTCCCCTTCGCGTGCTGTTGGATCACGCTGCTGAAAACTCGTACGGCGTGGCTGCTTTCAATGTGAACAACATGGAACAGATCCAGTCGATCATGGAAGCCGCCCAGGAAACCGATTCGCCGGTGATCGTTCAGGCTTCGCGTGGTGCTCGTAAGTACTCGCAGGACAACTACCTGCGTCACCTGATGCTGGCCGCTTCGGAACTCTACCCGAACATTCCAATCGTCATGCATCAGGACCACGGCAACAGCCCTGAAACCTGCATGAGCGCCATCGAAAATGGCTTCACCTCGGTGATGATGGACGGTTCGCTGGAAGCGGACGGCAAGACCCCAGCCAGCTACGAATACAACGTCGACGTCACCAAGAAGGTGGTCGAAATGGCCCACGCCAAGAACGTGAGCGTCGAAGGCGAACTGGGTTGCTTGGGTTCGCTGGAAAGCGGCATGGGCGAAGCAGAAGATGGTCACGGTGCTGAAGGCGAACTGAGCCACGACCAGCTGCTGACCGACCCAGAAGAAGCCGAACGCTTCGTTGCCGAAACCGGCGTCGATGCATTGGCCGTTGCCATCGGTACCAGCCACGGTGCTTACAAGTTCACCAAGGCTCCTACCGGCGACGTGCTGGCCATGGATCGTATCGAAGCGATTCACAAGCGTCTGCCAAACTGCCACCTGGTGATGCACGGTAGCTCGAGCGTTCCTCAAGAACTGCAAGACATCATCAACCAGTACGGCGGCGAAATTAAGCAAACCTACGGTGTGCCTGTCGAAGAAATTCAACGCGGTATCAAGAGCGGTGTTCGTAAGATCAACGTCGATACCGACAACCGTATGGCCATCACCGGTGCCATCCGTAAGATCCTGATGGAAAAGCCATCGGAATTCGATCCACGTGCTTACCTGACTCCAGCTCGCGAAGCGATGAAGAAGGTTTGTATCGATCGCATGGTTGCCTTCGGTCAAGCTGGCCAGGCTTCCAAGATGCGTGCCGCGAACCTGGTCTAA